One window of Brachionichthys hirsutus isolate HB-005 chromosome 21, CSIRO-AGI_Bhir_v1, whole genome shotgun sequence genomic DNA carries:
- the decr2 gene encoding peroxisomal 2,4-dienoyl-CoA reductase [(3E)-enoyl-CoA-producing] isoform X2, which produces MVEPQRRGEPVPEDIGTDDCLTSYTHIYSPDLLKDQVAFITGGGSGIGLRIAEIFMRHGCDTVIASRNLDRLKEAAQKLSAASGRRCIPLCLDVRQPESIAAAVDETLRELGRLDILINNAAGNFLCPADSLSFNGFKTVIEIDTMGTFNTSKVVYEKWFKNHGGNIVNISATLGYRGQGLQVHAGTAKAANDAMTRHLAVEWGPSGVRVNSVAPGPISGTEGFRRLGGLSREADAEFQSIPLQRAGNKTEMAHCTLFLASKASSYVTGSILVADGGSWMTSANDISVLLGIASSKSAKL; this is translated from the exons ATGGTAGAGccacagagaagaggagagccAGTTCCTGAAGATATTGGCACAGACGACTGCCTGActtcatacacacacatctacagccCAGATTTACTCAA AGATCAGGTTGCTTTTATCACAGGTGGAGGATCTGGAATTGGACTGAGGATCGCTGAAATATTCATGAG GCATGGCTGTGACACCGTGATTGCGAGCAGGAACTTGGACAGGCTCAAAGAG gCAGCTCAAAAGCTGTCTGCCGCTTCAGGGCGCCGCTGCATCCCTTTGTGTTTAGATGTGAGGCAGCCTGAGAGCATTGCAGCTGCTGTGGACGAGACACTGAGAGAGTTGGGCCGCTTGGACATCCTCATTAACA ACGCTGCTGGAAACTTCTTGTGTCCTGCTGACTCACTATCCTTCAATGGCTTCAAGACGGTCATCGAAATAGACACGATGGGTACATTCAACACAAGCAAGGTGGTTTATGAGAAGTGGTTCAAG AATCATGGTGGCAACATCGTCAACATCTCTGCAACGCTTGGGTACAGGGGGCAAGGCCTCCAGGTGCACGCTGGTACTGCTAAAGCTGCAAATG ATGCTATGACCAGGCACCTGGCTGTGGAGTGGGGTCCCAGTGGGGTGAGGGTTAACTCGGTCGCTCCAGGTCCCATCTCTGGCACAGAGGGCTTCCGCAGATTGG GTGGGCTCAGCAGGGAGGCTGATGCTGAGTTCCAATCCATTCCTTTGCAGCGAGCAGGCAACAAGACAGAAATGGCCCACTGCACTCTTTTCTTAGCCAGCAAAGCCTCTTCCTACGTCACTGGTTCCATCCTGGTGGCAGACGGCGGTTCGTGGATGACCTCAGCCAATGACATCTCTGTGCTGCTGGGTATAGCCTCCTCTAAATCAGCTAAACTCTGA
- the decr2 gene encoding peroxisomal 2,4-dienoyl-CoA reductase [(3E)-enoyl-CoA-producing] isoform X1: MVEPQRRGEPVPEDIGTDDCLTSYTHIYSPDLLKDQVAFITGGGSGIGLRIAEIFMRHGCDTVIASRNLDRLKEAAQKLSAASGRRCIPLCLDVRQPESIAAAVDETLRELGRLDILINNAAGNFLCPADSLSFNGFKTVIEIDTMGTFNTSKVVYEKWFKNHGGNIVNISATLGYRGQGLQVHAGTAKAANDAMTRHLAVEWGPSGVRVNSVAPGPISGTEGFRRLGGLSREADAEFQSIPLQRAGNKTEMAHCTLFLASKASSYVTGSILVADGGSWMTSANDISVLLGFWSSEKKRDK, from the exons ATGGTAGAGccacagagaagaggagagccAGTTCCTGAAGATATTGGCACAGACGACTGCCTGActtcatacacacacatctacagccCAGATTTACTCAA AGATCAGGTTGCTTTTATCACAGGTGGAGGATCTGGAATTGGACTGAGGATCGCTGAAATATTCATGAG GCATGGCTGTGACACCGTGATTGCGAGCAGGAACTTGGACAGGCTCAAAGAG gCAGCTCAAAAGCTGTCTGCCGCTTCAGGGCGCCGCTGCATCCCTTTGTGTTTAGATGTGAGGCAGCCTGAGAGCATTGCAGCTGCTGTGGACGAGACACTGAGAGAGTTGGGCCGCTTGGACATCCTCATTAACA ACGCTGCTGGAAACTTCTTGTGTCCTGCTGACTCACTATCCTTCAATGGCTTCAAGACGGTCATCGAAATAGACACGATGGGTACATTCAACACAAGCAAGGTGGTTTATGAGAAGTGGTTCAAG AATCATGGTGGCAACATCGTCAACATCTCTGCAACGCTTGGGTACAGGGGGCAAGGCCTCCAGGTGCACGCTGGTACTGCTAAAGCTGCAAATG ATGCTATGACCAGGCACCTGGCTGTGGAGTGGGGTCCCAGTGGGGTGAGGGTTAACTCGGTCGCTCCAGGTCCCATCTCTGGCACAGAGGGCTTCCGCAGATTGG GTGGGCTCAGCAGGGAGGCTGATGCTGAGTTCCAATCCATTCCTTTGCAGCGAGCAGGCAACAAGACAGAAATGGCCCACTGCACTCTTTTCTTAGCCAGCAAAGCCTCTTCCTACGTCACTGGTTCCATCCTGGTGGCAGACGGCGGTTCGTGGATGACCTCAGCCAATGACATCTCTGTGCTGCTGG GTTTTTGGTcatctgaaaagaaaagagacaagTAA